Proteins encoded together in one Methanotorris formicicus Mc-S-70 window:
- the mptN gene encoding tetrahydromethanopterin:alpha-L-glutamate ligase: MKMGIISEEKDWVVNELKKSMEKNGIKPEIIKPSNIISGINIDFRLKCNNKNLLDLDCAFVRNIGDEVEMFHRFDFLKHLEHYIPLINPLDGIENAGNKYRCSFLMDLKNIPQPKTVVTESIDEALEWVNTFEDCVIKPLFGNQGRGIIRINGGSLISKLNKLTEFKKKYGSFYIQEFVKNPNNVYRDIRAFVVGDEVVSAMYRVSDNWITNIHQNAKPEECEINEEIEELAIKAKDALGLVYAGVDLIEGRKGLKVLEVNATPSWEGLSKISKTNIADRIIEEVVNLLKR, encoded by the coding sequence ATGAAGATGGGCATAATATCTGAGGAAAAAGATTGGGTTGTAAACGAATTAAAAAAATCTATGGAAAAAAATGGCATAAAACCTGAAATAATAAAGCCATCCAATATAATATCTGGCATAAATATAGATTTTAGGTTGAAGTGTAATAACAAAAATCTACTGGATTTGGATTGTGCATTTGTTAGGAATATTGGGGATGAAGTAGAGATGTTTCATAGATTTGATTTTTTGAAGCATCTGGAACATTACATCCCATTGATAAATCCATTAGATGGAATAGAAAATGCTGGGAATAAGTATAGATGCTCTTTTTTGATGGATTTAAAAAACATCCCTCAACCGAAAACTGTTGTAACTGAAAGTATAGATGAGGCATTGGAGTGGGTTAATACCTTTGAGGATTGTGTTATAAAGCCACTTTTTGGAAATCAGGGGAGGGGGATTATAAGAATAAATGGTGGCTCCTTAATATCTAAACTAAACAAACTGACAGAATTCAAGAAAAAATATGGATCTTTTTATATCCAGGAATTTGTGAAAAATCCAAACAATGTTTATAGGGATATTAGGGCATTTGTTGTTGGGGATGAGGTTGTATCTGCAATGTATAGGGTTTCAGATAACTGGATAACCAATATACATCAAAATGCAAAACCGGAGGAATGTGAAATCAATGAAGAAATTGAAGAACTTGCTATAAAGGCAAAGGATGCTTTGGGATTGGTTTATGCAGGAGTGGATTTGATTGAGGGTAGAAAAGGTTTGAAGGTTTTAGAGGTTAATGCAACACCATCTTGGGAAGGGTTGTCAAAAATCTCAAAAACCAACATTGCCGATAGAATCATTGAAGAGGTTGTAAATTTATTAAAAAGATAA
- a CDS encoding RraA family protein, protein MRKILSIFSVPNLCDAGARVLKGIKPVNPMQKMIVGETVTVKTSPNDWGTVVKAIKYARNKIIVVDANGGDIAVWGGLASTNAKLKGVLGVVVDGGIRDIEDINTLKFPAFARYVVPNAGKPLDEGEINVPITCGGEVINPKDIVVGDCNGVAVIKREELNEVIENVKAIKEKETNIKNKILRGMDIGDILGLK, encoded by the coding sequence ATGAGGAAGATTTTAAGTATTTTTTCAGTTCCGAATCTATGTGATGCAGGAGCGAGGGTTTTGAAGGGGATAAAACCAGTAAATCCCATGCAAAAAATGATTGTTGGGGAAACAGTAACTGTAAAAACATCCCCCAACGACTGGGGAACTGTTGTTAAGGCAATAAAATATGCGAGAAATAAAATAATAGTTGTTGATGCAAATGGAGGAGATATTGCTGTTTGGGGAGGTTTAGCATCAACAAATGCAAAATTAAAAGGAGTTTTAGGTGTTGTTGTTGATGGTGGGATAAGAGATATCGAAGACATAAACACCTTAAAATTCCCTGCATTTGCAAGGTATGTTGTCCCAAATGCTGGGAAACCTTTGGATGAAGGGGAAATAAATGTCCCAATAACCTGCGGTGGAGAGGTAATAAATCCAAAGGATATTGTTGTTGGAGATTGTAATGGCGTTGCAGTTATAAAAAGAGAGGAGTTAAATGAAGTCATTGAGAACGTAAAAGCAATAAAAGAAAAGGAAACAAACATAAAAAACAAAATCTTGAGGGGAATGGACATAGGGGATATCTTAGGATTGAAATAA
- a CDS encoding SLC13 family permease: protein MKNTLILIFDILLMFLILFFSPIDSLQIKEGLSILIFISILWLTEALPLPVSALFVPILAVLFGILDVKEAFKSFAHPIIFLFLGGFALASALRKYELDKYIAYKIVGFSKGNFKVASFLIMLTTAFLSMWMSNTSATVIMLPLAIGLLGYVDKDKNNTYPFLLLGIAYSASIGGIGSIIGSPPNAITASLLNMGFFDWFKIGFPIALILLPIVYAVLYLYFKPQNQNIKLESNFKIENRKCVLVGIVFLFVVLLWMMSEELSALFGVEKYFDSIVAVFGVILLFSLGLINWDDLNKSVDWGVLLLFGGALSLSYILSTTGTSEFISYFVIDALNGIPTYLYIFGLVLFSILITNIMSNTGVASVLIPILITTALQLNLKPEVIALPIGISVSCAFILPVATPPNALVFGSGYIKEKDMIRAGFILSLISAIVVSLMFTF from the coding sequence ATGAAAAATACATTGATATTGATTTTTGATATTTTATTGATGTTTTTAATCCTGTTTTTCTCTCCAATAGATAGTCTGCAGATAAAAGAGGGATTATCTATTTTAATTTTTATCTCAATACTTTGGCTAACTGAGGCATTGCCTTTGCCAGTATCTGCCTTATTTGTTCCAATTCTTGCTGTTCTTTTTGGAATTTTAGATGTTAAGGAGGCATTTAAATCTTTTGCACATCCAATAATATTTTTGTTTTTAGGAGGATTTGCACTTGCATCTGCATTGAGAAAGTATGAACTTGACAAATACATAGCATATAAAATTGTTGGATTTTCAAAAGGAAACTTTAAAGTTGCGAGTTTTTTAATAATGCTAACCACAGCGTTCTTATCAATGTGGATGAGTAATACATCAGCAACAGTTATTATGCTCCCCCTTGCTATTGGATTACTTGGATATGTTGATAAAGATAAAAACAATACCTATCCTTTTTTGCTTTTGGGAATAGCATATTCTGCAAGTATTGGTGGAATTGGGAGCATAATAGGAAGTCCACCAAATGCAATAACAGCGAGTCTTTTAAACATGGGTTTCTTTGATTGGTTTAAGATTGGTTTTCCAATTGCATTAATACTTCTACCTATAGTTTATGCTGTTCTATACCTATATTTTAAACCACAAAATCAAAACATAAAACTTGAAAGTAACTTTAAAATTGAGAATAGAAAATGTGTATTGGTTGGGATTGTGTTTTTGTTTGTTGTGTTGTTGTGGATGATGAGTGAGGAATTATCTGCCTTGTTTGGGGTTGAGAAATATTTTGATAGTATAGTTGCAGTTTTTGGAGTAATTCTTTTATTTTCCCTTGGGTTGATAAATTGGGATGACTTAAATAAATCAGTTGATTGGGGGGTTTTATTGCTATTCGGAGGTGCGTTATCTTTAAGTTATATCTTATCAACAACAGGAACAAGTGAATTCATCTCCTACTTTGTCATAGATGCATTAAATGGCATTCCAACGTATCTTTACATATTTGGCTTGGTCTTATTCTCCATACTAATAACCAATATAATGAGCAATACTGGGGTTGCAAGTGTTCTAATCCCAATCTTAATTACAACTGCACTACAACTAAACTTAAAGCCAGAAGTTATTGCTTTGCCTATTGGGATTTCTGTTTCATGTGCGTTCATACTTCCTGTTGCAACGCCACCAAATGCACTGGTTTTTGGAAGCGGATATATAAAAGAAAAAGATATGATAAGAGCGGGCTTTATTTTAAGTTTAATCTCCGCTATAGTGGTATCGTTAATGTTTACATTCTAA
- a CDS encoding 2,5-diamino-6-(ribosylamino)-4(3H)-pyrimidinone 5'-phosphate reductase, with protein sequence MKPYVISNVGITLDGKLATIDNDSRISGEEDLKRVHKIRKEVDGIMVGIGTVLKDNPRLTVHKIEARKEDNPVRIVVDSKLRIPLNARILNKDAKTIVATTKEVDKEKEEKIKKLTEIGVEVIKVGKYKVDLKELMEELYKRGIKKILLEGGGTLNWGMFKENLVDEVRVFIAPKIFGGKDAPTYVDGEGFRTVEECVKLELKNFYRLDDGLVLEFKVKK encoded by the coding sequence ATGAAACCCTATGTTATTTCAAATGTTGGAATAACTTTAGATGGAAAATTGGCAACAATAGATAATGATTCAAGGATTTCTGGAGAGGAGGACTTAAAGAGAGTCCATAAGATTAGGAAGGAAGTTGATGGCATAATGGTGGGTATTGGAACAGTCTTAAAAGACAATCCAAGATTAACAGTCCATAAAATAGAGGCAAGGAAGGAAGATAATCCAGTGAGAATTGTTGTTGATAGCAAGTTAAGGATTCCTTTAAACGCGAGGATTTTAAACAAAGATGCAAAAACAATAGTTGCCACGACAAAGGAGGTTGATAAAGAAAAAGAAGAAAAAATAAAAAAATTAACTGAGATAGGGGTTGAAGTAATAAAAGTTGGGAAATATAAAGTTGATTTAAAGGAACTTATGGAAGAACTCTACAAAAGAGGGATAAAAAAGATACTTTTAGAGGGAGGTGGGACTCTAAACTGGGGTATGTTTAAGGAGAATCTTGTCGATGAGGTTAGGGTTTTCATTGCTCCAAAGATATTTGGTGGGAAGGATGCTCCTACTTATGTTGATGGAGAGGGTTTTAGGACTGTTGAAGAGTGTGTCAAATTGGAATTGAAAAATTTTTATAGGTTGGACGATGGACTTGTTTTGGAATTTAAAGTGAAAAAATAA